The sequence below is a genomic window from Vibrio mangrovi.
TCAAATGAAAATAAAAAACATTTATCAAATATCTTTAAAATATATTGATAACCAATTGAAATATTAGAACTTCAACTAATGACCATTCCCTAAAATAATTTATCCCCATTTTGCCCGGAATTAACCCATATCAGAAATTCCGGGCAATATTTTCAGTCAGAGATCATGTGCAGACAGTCCACAAAATGCCCGATTAACTATTATTTAACCAAAATCGGGCATCAGAGCAGGCATTACCGGTCAAATGTAACAATTTTGTGAACAATGTCGATTCTATTTCGGATGAAATAAATTATGTTACTTTCCGGTTAAGGAGCTAATTTATGCGAAGAAAACAGATCGTTGATATAGTAAACAACAATAGTCAGGTATCAGTTATTCAATTAGCTCAGGAATTTTCAGTTTCGGTTGAAACAATTCGCAGAGATTTAAAATTTTTGGATAAACAGGGGTTAATTGTTCGTATTCATGGTGGAGCAACCAGCAAGACATGTCGTGATATAGGTAAGTCTTTTGACTATCGTGCTAAAAATAATATTCACGAAAAACAAATGTTGGTTGAATATGCATTAGAATATATTGAAGCAGGAATGATTATTGGCTTAGATGCTAGCTCTTCCAGCTGGTTATTAGCTCAGGCAATTCCAAACATTCAGTGTACCATCGTAACCAACTGTACATATGTAATATCAGCACTCAGTCATAAAAACAATATTAATATTGTCGGAGTCGGTGGTAGTTACTCTGAAAAATATAAATCTTTTTATGGCATCATTGCCAGAAATACACTGGAAAAGATTGCACTGGACGTGTGTTTTATCTCATGTGTCGGTGTAGACTTTGACACTGGAATCTGGGACTCCAATGAATACAATTACGATATCAAACAAAGCCTGATACGTTCTTCAAAGAAAACCATTCTTATTGCGGATAAAAGCAAGCTGCATAAACGCAGTTTATTAAAAATATGCGACATCAATACGCTGGCTTGTCTGATCACCAATGCAGAACTCAATCAGCAAGAGAAAGAACATCTGCAATCATCTGGCGTCGGCTTTTCCGGCAACACTCTTCCTCAACCGGTTTCTGAAGGTGTGGAATAAGGTAACAGCATATAGCTATCATGCCCGGGAACCTCAATTGTCAACATATCCGACTGACAGAGGAAGAATCGTCCCGATAACATATCCTGCATCGGGCAAGGCCAGTGAAGTGATAGCACCTTCGGTGATCCGGACTTATTAAGCACAACCAGGCCTCGGTCACCACGGGAAAACACCAGACAATCTTTTTCACTGACCAGCATCTGCATTGGCAATCCATGCAACCGGTTGTGGAAGTCTATCCGGGCTGACATTGCTTCAGCCTGCCATGCATTTTCCCAGCGGGGAAACCCCATCTGATTAGTCATACCACTTGAATCCAGATCAGAATAGACGAGTGGAACACCGCCATCCCGTCCCAGAATATACGAGTAGGCCAGAGCTTCGGCCCACTCTTCCATCACCTGTCCCCGGAATATATCATTATTGGGTATATCATGGGTGATAGAGAAAGTAATCGCCCTTTCCGGAGAAAGAGCCTGCCCGAACCAGTATGGATTAACCAGAGAAGTCAGATCGCCCTGTGGGCTCATTGCATTATAGATAGTCTGAAACAACGGAAAATCATACGCAGCCAAATGAGTCTCCTGAAGATAAGGCTGCAAAAAGATCTGATATTCTTCGTGGCTTGCTCCACCATCAGTAATAATCTCACCAAAAATATGTACATCATGAGTCAACTCTTCAGTCCAGACCTGCTTCAGATGTTCAAGGGTCATATGTTTGGCTGCATCGATCCGGAATCCTTTGACACCCAGCGACTTCATGACCTGAACATATTGTTGCTGCTGTTGCACCACATGAGGATTAGCAACCAGCGTCGGTAACCCCTGATCGTGCGGTCCTCCGGTAATCCGGCCATTCTGAACCTCCCAGGGATCATTCCAGTCCCGGATGCCGAACGCATCAACAAAATCTTCTTCATGGAAAAGCGGCTGACTCAAATCGCCAAAAAGCCGCATTTCCTGATAATAATGTTCATCCTGTTGGTACTGTGCTAACACTTCATGACTCGGATATTGTAAGTCCAGACGCTGTTTGGACTCATTGGCCATATGGTTGAATACTACATCGATATAAACCCAGATATCCTGTTCAGCCAATGTTGCCACCATCCGTCTGAATTCATGCGTATCACCTAACTGGTTTTCAATAACCCGGTAATCCTGAGGCTGGTAGCGCTGCCACCATAATGTTCCCTGCTCTGACATGGCTGATTTCATCGGCGGAGAAACCAACACAGCCCGATAACCACACCGGGCAATCCGGACTGCCCGCTCAGCAATCAACCGATACGGCCAGTCGAAAGCATGTAAAATTACATCCGTTGACTGAGTATCCATCATTATTTCACATCCTTTGTCTGTCCTGATACCGCTCCACCGGGAAGCTCCTGAGACAGCGAAAGCATCATCATCGCTTATTGAATCATACACACATCACAAAAAAATTACCATTTTGCAACATTTTCATATCTTCTTGTTAAGTAGATAACTCGCTTTGAATGCATAACCATCGGTATACTGGAGGTCATCGGTAAGATTTCAGGAGGCTCAATGAAGAAGCTGCGTATCGACATTTTATCGGATATGGTCTGTCCCTGGTGTTTGATCGGCTATGCGCGTCTGGAGCAAGTTCTCAGACAGCTCGAAGTGGAGCAACATCTTCAGGCCGAGATTCACTGGCATCCTTTTGAACTGAATCCAACGCTACCGGCGGGTGGTGAAATGCTGAATCAGCACCTACAGAAAAAGTACAAAATGACCGTGAAACAGCGAAAACAAAGCCAGCAGAAGTTAACCGAGCTTGGCAATGAACTGGGAATCAATTTTCAGTTTACGCCGGAAATGCGTATCTACAATACGCGTAAAGCACACCAGTTGATGATGTGGGCGGCCCGCAGCCAACAACAGACTTCATTTCAGAAAGCACTTTTTCTTGCCTACTTTCAGGAAGGAAAAGTTATGGACGACACTGACGTACTACTGGATATTGCTGAAGCTCAGGGACTGGATCGCAGAGATTGCAGACGGGTACTCGCTGATCCGGGATGGTCTTCTGCTGTTGCCCAGACAGAGCAACAGTGGCTGGATGCCGGAATACAGGCCGTACCGGCCATGATTATCGAACAAAATATTCTGCTGTGCGGTGCCCAGCCAATGGCTGAGCTCCACGATACACTCGACGGGCTGATTGAATCCCTCCCGCCACTACATTAGTTCATTCAGGCCTGGACAACAGAAGCAAACGCCTGAGCGACCTGCTCAAGGTTATGTTCGTTCAAGCCAGCCAGACACATCCGCCCACTTTCAATCAGATAGATACCATACTGCTTACGCAGGGTTTCTACTCTGTCGACCGAAAAACCGGTATAGCTGAACATGCCTTTTTGCTGAACCAGAAAATCAAAATCCTGTTCCGGGCATAACTGCTGCAAACGTTGATGAAGTTTTTGCCGCATAGCAGCAATCCGCTCACGCATCGTAGCAACTTCAGTCAACCACTGCGCATTCAGCACCTGATCATTGAGGACACGGGAAACCAGTACCGCACCATGTTTGGCCGGACTTGAATAGTTACGCCGGACTGTCGCCTTCAACTGTCCAAGAACATTACCGGCTTCCTGTGCATCATCACAAACAACAGACAACCCACCAACCCGTTCTCCGTAGAGCGAAAAAATCTTTGAGAAAGAGTTACTGACTAAAAACGAAACGGATGTCCGTTCTGCCAGAGTCGTAATTGCATAAGCATCCTGAACTGTATCTTCACCAAATCCCTGATATGCCATATCAAAAAAAGGAATCAACTGCCGGGCTTCAAGGATCTCAATCACCTGATCCCATTGCTCAGGCGTCAAATCAACACCGGTCGGGTTATGGCAACAGGGATGCAGCAACACAATATCTTTTTCCGGCAGTTGTGACAGTGCCTGAATCATGCCACTGAAATCCAGCATCCGGGTTTTTGGATTAAAATATGGGTAGCTCCCGACGGCAAATCCTGCGCCTTCAAAGATCGCATTGTGATTTTCCCAGGTTGGACTACTGACCCATACTTTTGAATCAGGGAAATAACGGTGCAGAAAATCAGCTCCAATCATCAGCGCACCAGAACCACCCAAGGTCTGAATCGTTGCTACCCGCTGCTCACTCAGTACCGGATGTGCCGCACCGAAAACCAGTTTCTGGACAGCCAGGCGGTAAGCTTCAATTCCTTCCATCGGTAAATAAATGCAAGGTTCTTTCTCCGCAGCAAACCACTCCTGTTCTGCCTGCCGGACACTCGGTAATGTCGGAATTTTCCCCGCTTCATCATAATAAAGACCGATACTTAAATTCACTTTTTCAGGGCGATTGTCCGTCATGAACTCTTCCATCAGAGACAGAATCGGATCTCCCGCATAGGGGGTAATATGATGAAACACGTTATTCTCCTTTATTTTCAATAAGGCTGACTTTTTATCTGTGATAACTGTTACACCCAGCGTACTGCCGGATGCTCTGCTGTTGAGTGGATCGGCTTAGTGAACCGGCCCTTCAGCATCCGCAGCAAACTGACCAAAATGTGCTTCAAGAACTTCCGGCGTTAGTTTCCCCTGAGCTTCCAGTTCTTTCAGCTTTGCCACAACAGCTTTCTGCTCATCCAGAGAGGGAAGTTTGGTTTCTTCCTCCCCGAATTCCTGCGCTGCTAATCCAGCCAGTTCCTGTTCAAAATCGTTCATACACCACCTCCGCTAATTTTCTGTGCCAGAGTTTACACTGCTCCCGAAAAATGCTCCAGAGCCGTGTTATTCTCTCACTTCCGACACTCTGACCGTAAGTATTCCACTCATCTGCACTTAAAGTTTGAAACCCCCAACCAGATGATCCAGGCGTTCAGAAAGTGTTTTCAGTTCACGACTGGCATCTGCCAGCTCTTCTGCTGTTGTAGTCGTCAGTTCGTTGATTGCATTAATCTCTTCAATGTTCTCATTGATGTTCTGTACTGCTGCTGACTGCTCTTCCGTCGCAGTTGCAACCTGAGTATTCCGATCCGAGATTTCGTAGATACGTTCTGAGATCTGACGCAACTGTTCCACTGTATTTTCAGCCGCCGCCACACCTTCCTGAGTTCTCTCTTGTCCGGTGTTCATCGCGCGCACCGCATTCTGCGATTCACTCTGTAGCTGATCCATCATTGCCTGAATCTCTTCTGTCGATGCCGCCGTCCGTCCAGCCAGATTCCGGACTTCATCAGCAACAACAGCAAAACCTCTTCCCTGTTCTCCGGCCCGGGCCGCTTCAATTGCAGCATTCAGAGCCAGCAGATTCGTTTGATCGGAAATTTCACGAATAACCGCCAGAATTGAACCAATCTCATTGGTCGTCGCAGCAAGCTTTTCAACCACCTGAGTCGTTGTCAGCATATCTTCCGCCAATCGGTGGATGACTTCTTTCGCCTGATTCACGACAGTCTGGCCGGAGTCACTGCTCACTGACGCTTCATTCGCGGTTTCGGCGGCAACAGCTGCATTCGATGCAATTTCACTAATCGTTGCTCCCATTTCATTCATTGCCGTCACGACCTGAATCGTCTGATCACGCTGATTCTGGCTATTATCATGTGTCAGATGAGCCTTCTCAGCAACCAACTGAGATTCATATGACAATGTCCGGCTCGTCGATGCCACTTCCTGCATCGACTGATGAATCTTCGCAATAAAATCATTAAAACCAACCGATAAGCGGGTTATCTCATCATTACCGACAATCTCAATACGCTGAGACAGATCACCCTCGCCTTTACCCAAATCGGTAAAACGTTCCGCAATCTGACGAATCGGTTTAGTAATACTGTTTGCCAGCAAAGCACTCATGAAAATAAAAAGTGCCGCAATAATCACCGTCCCAATCATCATATTCCGGGCAGCTTTATCCATGTCGGCATAAACTTCATTAACC
It includes:
- a CDS encoding DeoR/GlpR family DNA-binding transcription regulator — its product is MRRKQIVDIVNNNSQVSVIQLAQEFSVSVETIRRDLKFLDKQGLIVRIHGGATSKTCRDIGKSFDYRAKNNIHEKQMLVEYALEYIEAGMIIGLDASSSSWLLAQAIPNIQCTIVTNCTYVISALSHKNNINIVGVGGSYSEKYKSFYGIIARNTLEKIALDVCFISCVGVDFDTGIWDSNEYNYDIKQSLIRSSKKTILIADKSKLHKRSLLKICDINTLACLITNAELNQQEKEHLQSSGVGFSGNTLPQPVSEGVE
- a CDS encoding alpha-amylase family protein codes for the protein MMDTQSTDVILHAFDWPYRLIAERAVRIARCGYRAVLVSPPMKSAMSEQGTLWWQRYQPQDYRVIENQLGDTHEFRRMVATLAEQDIWVYIDVVFNHMANESKQRLDLQYPSHEVLAQYQQDEHYYQEMRLFGDLSQPLFHEEDFVDAFGIRDWNDPWEVQNGRITGGPHDQGLPTLVANPHVVQQQQQYVQVMKSLGVKGFRIDAAKHMTLEHLKQVWTEELTHDVHIFGEIITDGGASHEEYQIFLQPYLQETHLAAYDFPLFQTIYNAMSPQGDLTSLVNPYWFGQALSPERAITFSITHDIPNNDIFRGQVMEEWAEALAYSYILGRDGGVPLVYSDLDSSGMTNQMGFPRWENAWQAEAMSARIDFHNRLHGLPMQMLVSEKDCLVFSRGDRGLVVLNKSGSPKVLSLHWPCPMQDMLSGRFFLCQSDMLTIEVPGHDSYMLLPYSTPSETG
- a CDS encoding DsbA family oxidoreductase; this translates as MKKLRIDILSDMVCPWCLIGYARLEQVLRQLEVEQHLQAEIHWHPFELNPTLPAGGEMLNQHLQKKYKMTVKQRKQSQQKLTELGNELGINFQFTPEMRIYNTRKAHQLMMWAARSQQQTSFQKALFLAYFQEGKVMDDTDVLLDIAEAQGLDRRDCRRVLADPGWSSAVAQTEQQWLDAGIQAVPAMIIEQNILLCGAQPMAELHDTLDGLIESLPPLH
- a CDS encoding amino acid aminotransferase; translated protein: MFHHITPYAGDPILSLMEEFMTDNRPEKVNLSIGLYYDEAGKIPTLPSVRQAEQEWFAAEKEPCIYLPMEGIEAYRLAVQKLVFGAAHPVLSEQRVATIQTLGGSGALMIGADFLHRYFPDSKVWVSSPTWENHNAIFEGAGFAVGSYPYFNPKTRMLDFSGMIQALSQLPEKDIVLLHPCCHNPTGVDLTPEQWDQVIEILEARQLIPFFDMAYQGFGEDTVQDAYAITTLAERTSVSFLVSNSFSKIFSLYGERVGGLSVVCDDAQEAGNVLGQLKATVRRNYSSPAKHGAVLVSRVLNDQVLNAQWLTEVATMRERIAAMRQKLHQRLQQLCPEQDFDFLVQQKGMFSYTGFSVDRVETLRKQYGIYLIESGRMCLAGLNEHNLEQVAQAFASVVQA
- a CDS encoding chromosome partitioning protein ParA, coding for MNDFEQELAGLAAQEFGEEETKLPSLDEQKAVVAKLKELEAQGKLTPEVLEAHFGQFAADAEGPVH
- a CDS encoding methyl-accepting chemotaxis protein, producing MFFFNSVSIKKKVVWSMAFAVLASTVIVGFIAQYQSRNVLEHRLVNIELPSFLNEIRHQIDREVAELLLAAEQIANNEFVKATVDTTNIDKQSEKVLIQQLNNLKQQYHLNDASVANRKTAYYWNQNGFLRQLNHQQDQWFFQFIASGKPTMVSIFQEPNGEVKMFANYQSVDGFTLSGMSKSMDDMVRLLNGFRIEKSGFVFLTDAKGEVKIHPGKGQSGKKLVDLYGPGASALLSDGGFHLIEAQYKGEKVFVASEYIKTMNWYVIASVPVNEVYADMDKAARNMMIGTVIIAALFIFMSALLANSITKPIRQIAERFTDLGKGEGDLSQRIEIVGNDEITRLSVGFNDFIAKIHQSMQEVASTSRTLSYESQLVAEKAHLTHDNSQNQRDQTIQVVTAMNEMGATISEIASNAAVAAETANEASVSSDSGQTVVNQAKEVIHRLAEDMLTTTQVVEKLAATTNEIGSILAVIREISDQTNLLALNAAIEAARAGEQGRGFAVVADEVRNLAGRTAASTEEIQAMMDQLQSESQNAVRAMNTGQERTQEGVAAAENTVEQLRQISERIYEISDRNTQVATATEEQSAAVQNINENIEEINAINELTTTTAEELADASRELKTLSERLDHLVGGFKL